One window from the genome of Plasmodium reichenowi strain SY57 chromosome 8, whole genome shotgun sequence encodes:
- a CDS encoding hypothetical protein (conserved Plasmodium protein, unknown function), with protein sequence MDIVRFKEEDTNMLCCESSSNVLDNDCKTFYLLNPDGILDSVAGLENLCISYMNISYKPIRCYKCLSFFECENNCNFIRCPKCKIINSVVPHDKLGRKVIIVICYQCNNRNITNIECIYIRCYLCNSLNYSKYTPFNINSTHINIDETKYDTKFNYKDDKEKHKREQKKKKKNKIKYNNNNNYYFKYNSSNKNKHNYTSKKNKNNMGKKIINLFSLSNMFTCVKLPKDDTLTSVISSIGEKEIHSDYRYSRKDSVRSINTENNSIYNRYRINSITSINDNTSQQMNNEEKQQNEDFIFHPNDFFNNDNFNNYLYGERLDEEYIYNTNSNNNNNNNNNNNNNNINNNNNNINNNSSQRKYFSNEPSHGYVPDGRFIQDDNRKKFIKTGNNNNHNSYNNYNNYNNYNSNEPFNNEYIRNPTNNYNNINNNYIQKGNNNYIKMNENRNMYMKDNNKGMYNNNNNNMMMMMNQDYNNYKQNYYTNNPQGSWNKDNKLHSSNDYKSNKQDNYYDRIGGLVENANVKKKAMIFNNTTHDSSSKHHISKNQNHLDMEKQKECDVKACIEYFNKLKKGNDINIKTILERGNYKELNIPKEHLENGLFYKYVEFYQKHNLKNYVDHYIKPNAVMENKNNMNKDFSKHNNNEYYKDKHLSADNKNTSSDNSNIHKSNNKKEEEKNNKNKRSANDLYDTKRANADHDGNINNKKKIKNENAPKPIFYTKEELIKDFFR encoded by the coding sequence atggatataGTCCGTTTTAAAGAGGAGGATACTAATATGTTATGCTGTGAATCCTCGAGTAATGTACTGGATAATGATTgtaaaacattttatttattgaatCCAGATGGTATTCTGGATTCAGTAGCAGGGTTAGaaaatttatgtatatcTTATATGAACATATCATATAAACCCATTAGATGTTATAAATGtttatcattttttgaATGTGAAAATAATTGTAATTTTATAAGGTGCCCtaaatgtaaaataataaattctGTAGTACCTCATGATAAATTAGGAAGAAAAGTTATTATAGTTATATGCTACCAGTGTAATAATAGAAACATAACCAATATAGAATGTATCTATATTCGTTGTTATTTATGTAATTCTCTTAATTATTCCAAGTATACaccttttaatataaatagtactcatattaatatagaTGAAACAAAATATGACACCAAATTTAATTACAAAGATGATAAGGAAAAACATAAAAgagaacaaaaaaaaaaaaaaaagaataaaataaaatataacaataataataattattattttaaatataatagttcaaataaaaataaacataattatacaagtaaaaagaataaaaataatatggggaaaaaaataattaacCTATTTAGCCTTTCCAATATGTTTACATGTGTTAAACTTCCAAAGGATGATACATTAACAAGTGTTATATCATCCATCGgagaaaaagaaattcATAGTGATTATAGATACAGTAGAAAGGATAGTGTCCGAAGTATAAATACAGAAAataatagtatatataatagataCCGTATTAATAGTATCACAAgtataaatgataatactAGTCAACAAATGAATAATGAAGAGAAACAACAGAACGAagattttatatttcatcctaatgatttttttaataatgataattttaataattatttatatggaGAAAGATTAGATGAagaatacatatataatactaatagtaacaacaacaataataacaataataataataataataataatattaataataataataataatattaataataatagtagtcaacgtaaatatttttctaacGAACCTTCCCATGGGTATGTACCTGATGGAAGATTTATTCAAGATgataatagaaaaaaatttattaaaacgggtaataataacaatcataatagttataataattataataattataataattataactCCAATGAACcttttaataatgaatatattagGAATCCAACgaataattataacaacataaataataattatatacaaaaaggtaataataattatataaaaatgaatgaaAATAGAAATATGTACATGAAGGATAATAACAAAGGTATgtacaataataataataataatatgatgatgatgatgaatcaagattataataattataaacaaaattattatacaaataatcCACAAGGATCATGgaataaagataataaattaCATTCTTCAAATGATTATAAGTCAAATAAACAagataattattatgacCGTATAGGAGGACTTGTAGAAAATGCtaatgttaaaaaaaaagctaTGATATTCAATAATACGACCCATGATTCTTCTTCTAAGCATCATATTTCTAAAAATCAAAACCATTTGGATATggaaaaacaaaaagaatGTGATGTCAAGGCGTGTattgaatattttaataaactaaaaaaaggtaatgatattaatattaaaacCATACTAGAACGTGGTaattataaagaattaaatatacCAAAAGAACATTTAGAAAACGGACtcttttataaatatgtagaATTCTATCAAAAacataatttaaaaaattatgtagATCATTATATTAAACCAAATGCAGTaatggaaaataaaaataatatgaataaagATTTTTCGAAgcataataataatgaatattataaagataaaCATCTTAGTGctgataataaaaatacaagTTCAGATAACTctaatattcataaatcaaataataaaaaagaagaagaaaaaaataataaaaataaacgTTCAGCAAatgatttatatgataCTAAACGTGCTAACGCAGATCATGACggtaatataaataataagaaaaaaataaaaaacgAAAATGCACCGAAACCTATATTTTACACAAAAGAAGAATTAATCAAAGACTTTTTTCGTTAa
- a CDS encoding hypothetical protein (conserved Plasmodium protein, unknown function), producing the protein MTNIIECTFKTPPDNAKTPDNAVIWNQFQYCDEKGWYSLSNHDEIALRPTIFNDKRIKFLVQLPEIPSEFESILSGRYDAKAWGKEDCYVVIEGEKDVHIRLPGFKEKINYNHTERFPTFLKNWKIIVSILNEHVTLIRINAETALIININEKKNVTVKSVDFNNGFLCVNPHTNLAIAYGDFALSSLKKCELIQNIPHEGGKWGFFTHLFKWGHIIIPKELEIKLPSPGLKLIGKKIDTLAIVSIPPNIHIHVKLDGPKCIRKLEYGQDYSITAIKSSESDVDIYILFDGHLLKYEFSFDIRLNKPEKGRSLHSAKLKCINKSKEVTSFIFQETKNCKILLGSNCPSDNLGHLLNSQTIAIFDAEIGEYLSHPQGLQLTSVFNTLSYPVDKE; encoded by the coding sequence atgacAAACATTATAGAATGTACTTTCAAGACACCTCCAGATAACGCCAAAACACCAGACAATGCTGTTATTTGGAACCAATTTCAATATTGTGATGAGAAAGGATGGTATTCACTATCAAATCATGATGAAATTGCTTTGAGACCTACTATCTTTAATGATAAGagaattaaatttttaGTTCAACTACCAGAAATTCCCTCAGAATTTGAATCTATATTATCAGGAAGATATGATGCAAAGGCCTGGGGAAAAGAAGATTGTTATGTAGTAATCGAAGGTGAAAAAGATGTGCACATTAGACTTCCTGgatttaaagaaaaaatcaATTACAATCACACCGAAAGATTTCCTAcgtttttaaaaaattggAAAATTATTGTTAGTATACTGAATGAACATGTTACATTGATACGTATAAATGCAGAAACAGCacttattataaatataaatgaaaagaaaaatgtaaCTGTCAAATCAGTAGATTTCAATAATGGTTTCTTATGTGTTAATCCACATACTAATTTAGCAATTGCATATGGAGATTTTGCTTTGAGTTCATTGAAAAAATGCGAACTAATTCAAAATATCCCACACGAAGGAGGGAAATGGGGATTCTTTActcatttatttaaatgGGGACATATCATTATACCAAAAGAATTAGAAATTAAATTACCTTCCCCAGgattaaaattaattgGCAAAAAAATTGATACACTTGCAATTGTATCTATTCCTCCAAATATTCACATACACGTAAAACTTGATGGACCAAAATGTATAAGAAAATTAGAATATGGTCAAGATTATAGCATTACTGCTATTAAAAGCAGTGAATCGGATGTAGATATTTACATACTTTTTGATGGGCActtattaaaatatgaattttCTTTTGATATCAGATTGAATAAACCGGAAAAAGGAAGATCTCTTCATTCCGcaaaattaaaatgtataaataaaagtaaagAAGTTacttcttttatatttcaagAGACTAAAAATTGTAAAATATTGTTAGGTTCCAATTGTCCCAGTGATAATCTTGGTCATCTATTAAATTCCCAAACGATAGCCATTTTTGATGCAGAAATTGGAGAATACTTAAGTCACCCACAAGGTCTTCAATTAACCAGTGTGTTCAATACTTTGTCATATCCAGTGGACaaggaataa
- a CDS encoding hypothetical protein (conserved Plasmodium protein, unknown function), whose translation MSKISKRGEIYFNGFLKYSKKKQKKKPLGNEDVGKIEDIGKKKITDNLKDINSSYSLAQKRKESINMVSKKKKSKNNDIIINDSKKNTNVKSNKNVLKTKLLKKSFTPNFEKKTGSIVNNIICDEVPSIHDKSNNTLKKEIRRKTPNMKKKKTNNTLKLSNSSRKRSNGLKKRNLNSNKSSSYLNNSYGNLSYFTDYSNYSIRNSSYDIPTSHGKNKNNTKRLYVKYKYELPTIASLGKVKKLDYLGLTIDDVELNKKSKKLLYNLSNLYFGNSKLQNSLYYHKKSSQGGKKKKEKKKKKHYYTYD comes from the coding sequence ATGTCAAAAATAAGTAAAAGAGGGGAAATATACTTTAATGgctttttaaaatattccAAAAAgaaacagaaaaaaaaacctCTAGGGAATGAGGATGTTGGAAAAATAGAAGATAtagggaaaaaaaaaataacagATAACCTGAAGGATATAAATTCTTCATATAGCTTAGCTcagaaaagaaaagaaagtataaatatggtatcaaaaaaaaaaaaatctaaaaataatgatataataattaatgattcgaaaaaaaatacgaatgtaaaatcaaataaaaacgttttaaaaacaaaattgtTGAAAAAAAGTTTTACACCAAATTtcgaaaaaaaaacaggTTCGattgttaataatattatttgtgATGAAGTTCCTTCAATTCACgataaaagtaataataccttaaaaaaggaaataagGCGAAAAACACCAaacatgaaaaaaaagaagacaaataatacattaaaGTTATCCAATTCATCAAGGAAAAGGAGTAATggtttaaaaaaaagaaatttaaATAGTAATAAAAGTTCATCGTATCTTAATAACAGTTATGGTAATTTATCCTACTTTACAGACTATAGTAATTATAGTATTCGTAATTCATCTTATGATATACCTACTTCTCATGgtaaaaacaaaaataatacaaaaagattatatgtaaaatataaatatgaattacCAACTATAGCTTCCTTAGGAAAAGTAAAGAAATTAGATTACTTGGGATTAACCATTGATGATGTggaattaaataaaaaatccaaaaaacttttatataatttatctAATTTATACTTTGGAAATAGTAAACTTCAAAATAGTctatattatcataaaaaatcTAGTCAAGGgggaaagaaaaaaaaggaaaaaaaaaaaaaaaaacactATTATACATATGACTAA
- a CDS encoding superoxide dismutase [Fe], putative: MVITLPKLKYALNALSPHISEETLNFHYNKHHAGYVNKLNTLIKDTPFAEKSLLDIVKESSGAIFNNAAQIWNHTFYWDSMGPDCGGEPHGEIKEKIQEDFGSFNNFKEQFSNILCGHFGSGWGWLALNNNNKLVILQTHDAGNPIKDNTGIPILTCDIWEHAYYIDYRNDRASYVKAWWNLVNWNFANENLKKAMQK; the protein is encoded by the coding sequence ATGGTTATTACATTGCCCAAATTAAAGTACGCATTAAATGCATTATCACCCCATATAAGTGAAGAGACCTTAAATTTCcattataataaacatCATGCAGGATACgtaaataaattaaatacCTTAATTAAGGACACACCATTTGCTGAAAAATCTTTATTAGATATAGTAAAAGAATCATCAGGAGCTATTTTTAACAACGCTGCTCAAATATGGAACCATACTTTTTACTGGGATTCTATGGGACCTGATTGTGGTGGTGAACCTCATGGAGAAATTAAGGAAAAAATTCAAGAAGATTTTGGATCTTTCAACAATTTCAAAGAACAATTTTccaatatattatgtggTCATTTTGGTTCCGGTTGGGGATGGTTAgctttaaataataataacaaattaGTTATATTACAAACACATGATGCTGGTAATCCAATTAAGGATAATACAGGTATTCCAATATTAACATGTGATATATGGGAACATGCTTATTATATTGATTACAGAAATGACAGAGCATCATATGTTAAGGCTTGGTGGAACCTAGTAAATTGGAACTTTGCAAATGAAAACTTAAAAAAAGCTATGCAAAAGTAA
- a CDS encoding selenoprotein, putative (Contains in-frame UGA selenocysteine codon) has translation MILKKVYILIILILFSILSRTVDSGUSKQLHIKLPDEDDDYLAKLIGVFNDICTYSINNKEKIAKILSTSAVSLYTINSLYNSGITFKKNPHYSFFLPSQKYILKLINNNVNIQNNDIKKIDNLKDIPIFERTFTNKHNIQMSKTYILNNFINFINFLPYKLKKESLYNFSKYKEFDGLIYVQNPFTQVQVLNHEDNIIVYQAKTKKHYWIHLPFKYNIIKISDDNTTSYILMFIPLYKYYSNYIIQMKITSHNNNQNVTFSSCIKQEKTEHIQYNSFHYDIIKNISKHITYDIINGIDHNINILYMRNMKPGKYNFINTTNTIQRKTKNYKKKKFTLPSFKSLPFKIKRT, from the coding sequence atgattttaaaaaaagtgTATATACTaatcattttaatattattcagTATATTATCCAGAACTGTAGATTCAGGGTGATCCAAAcaattacatataaaattaccagatgaagatgatgatTATCTAGCTAAATTAATAGGAGtttttaatgatatatgtacatattccataaataataaggaAAAGATCGCCAAGATATTAAGCACATCAGCAGTGTCTTTGTATACTATTAATTCTCTATACAATTCAGGTattacatttaaaaaaaaccCACACtattctttctttttaccatcacaaaaatatattctaaaactaattaataataatgttaacattcaaaataatgacatcaaaaaaatagataACCTTAAAGATATACCAATATTTGAACGAACCTTTActaataaacataatattcaaatgagtaaaacatacatattaaacaattttatcaactttattaatttcttaccatacaaattaaaaaaagaatcaCTATATAActtttcaaaatataaagaattcgatggtttaatatatgtacaaaaTCCATTTACTCAAGTGCAAGTATTAAATCatgaagataatataattgtatatCAAGCAAAAACGAAAAAACATTATTGGATACATTTAccttttaaatataatataataaaaataagtgATGATAACACAACCTCCTACATATTAATGTTTATAccattatataaatattattctaACTATATTATCCAAATGAAAATAACAAGTCATAATAACAATCAAAATGTTACATTTAGTTCATGTATTAAACAAGAAAAAACGGAACATATACAATATAACTCCTTTCActatgatataataaaaaatatttcaaaacatataacgtatgatattattaatggaatcgatcataatattaatattctttatatgaGAAATATGAAACCAGGAAagtataattttattaacaCAACAAATACTATACAAAGAAAAACCaagaattataaaaaaaaaaaatttactCTTCCTTCTTTTAAATCGTTAccttttaaaattaaaaggacataa